Proteins from one Juglans microcarpa x Juglans regia isolate MS1-56 chromosome 1S, Jm3101_v1.0, whole genome shotgun sequence genomic window:
- the LOC121246173 gene encoding uncharacterized protein LOC121246173: MDPQAFIRLSIGSLGLRIPGAAYNSVGIRALSSPCSCEIRLRGFPVQTTSVPLITSVEATPDSHSIASSFYLEESDLKALLAPGCFHGTHASLEIVVFTGWKGSHCGVSIKRQQIGSFKLEVGPEWCEGRPIILFNGWIGIGKNKQESGKSGPELHLRVKLDPDPRYVFQFEDVTRLSPQIVQLQGSIKQPIFSCKFSRDRVPQVDPLSTYWSGSTDSSDQEMERRERKGWKVKIHDLSGSAVAAAFITTPFVPSTGCDWVARSNPGAWLIVRPDVCRPESWQPWGKLEAWRERGIRDSVCCRFRLISDDQEGGELLISEIFINAEKGGEFFIDTDRQMRAAATPIPSPQSSGDFAALGPVVGGFVMKCRVQGEGKRSKPLVQLALRHVTCVEDAAIFMALAAAVDLSIEACKPFRRKIMRRTRHSL; encoded by the exons ATGGATCCTCAGGCTTTTATTAGGTTGTCTATAGGCTCACTGGGATTGAGGATTCCTGGGGCAGCTTATAACTCGGTTGGAATTCGTGCACTCTCTTCTCCATGTTCATGTGAAATTCGTCTTCGAGGTTTTCCGGTACAGACAACATCAGTACCCTTAATAACCTCTGTTGAAGCTACCCCTGATTCTCACAGTATTGCCTCAAGCTTTTATCTTGAAGAATCTGATCTGAAGGCCTTGTTGGCACCTGGCTGTTTCCATGGCACGCATGCATCTTTAGAGATAGTTGTTTTTACAGGGTGGAAAGGGTCTCATTGTGGTGTAAGCATCAAGAGGCAGCAGATTGGGTCATTTAAACTGGAGGTTGGTCCTGAATGGTGTGAAGGGAGGCCTATAATCCTTTTCAATGGTTGGATAGGTATTGGCAAAAACAAGCAGGAGAGTGGAAAATCGGGACCAGAGCTTCATTTGAGAGTGAAACTGGACCCTGATCCAAGATACGTTTTCCAGTTTGAAGATGTGACTAGATTGAGTCCTCAAATAGTTCAGCTTCAAGGCTCCATTAAGCAGCCTATCTTCAGTTGCAAGTTTAGTCGAGACAG GGTACCCCAAGTGGACCCATTGAGCACTTACTGGTCAGGATCTACTGATAGTTCTGACCAAGAaatggagagaagagagaggaaggGGTGGAAGGTGAAGATACATGATCTCTCTGGTTCGGCTGTTGCAGCAGCATTCATAACAACTCCATTTGTGCCATCAACAGGTTGTGATTGGGTGGCCAGGTCCAACCCAGGAGCTTGGTTGATTGTTCGCCCAGATGTTTGCAGACCTGAGAGTTGGCAGCCATGGGGAAAGCTTGAGGCATGGCGTGAGCGTGGCATCCGAGATTCTGTCTGCTGTCGATTTCGACTTATTTCCGATGACCAAGAGGGAGGGGAGCTTCTTATATCTGAGATTTTTATTAACGCTGAAAAGGGGGGTGAGTTTTTCATAGACACTGACAGACAAATGCGAGCAGCAGCAACTCCGATACCGAGCCCACAAAGCAGTGGAGACTTTGCAGCATTGGGTCCAGTTGTTGGCGGTTTTGTCATGAAATGCAGAGTGCAAGGGGAAGGGAAGAGAAGTAAGCCATTGGTACAATTGGCCTTGCGACATGTAACATGTGTGGAGGATGCTGCCATCTTTATGGCACTTGCAGCAGCTGTTGATCTCAGCATTGAGGCATGCAAGCCCTTTCGTAGGAAGATCATGAGACGAACCCGCCATTCTTTATGA